The following coding sequences lie in one Lolium perenne isolate Kyuss_39 chromosome 2, Kyuss_2.0, whole genome shotgun sequence genomic window:
- the LOC139835976 gene encoding MEIOTIC F-BOX protein MOF-like isoform X1, whose protein sequence is MRRTNTRHLCSHRRADKTSISVGEAPDRLSALPDALLHHIMSFLKAWEVVPTCLLARRWRHLWESAPCVDIRTSSSSRDGTPSELRDFVNCLLLFRDVSAPVVTLRLRTTDEDEEEAFDDDDADAWIMAALKRRAQVIHVVGHRKFPAPLDSVSFVSCHLKVLKLAYARLDCTILRQLSSGCTSLEELDLKDCVVAGTRIESASLKTLIMLKCTINLDFSVAALNLALLHLVTPYGRVPSFENLGSLLTGTIILDDCFLSPDFEHDSDDDDDDEFGETTDDDNDKIDNYKIGYGHGLSPKRYALHGYKDKYGYGSDIDSDENTYKKYSDIASGYLGDGQNFSREGNYHDYGGNDGCNYSTVLGGCNILHSLSSATSLELLADAGEVVLSRELKRCPTFINLKTLSLGEWCMATDFDALIFLLQHSPNIERLFLHLKLNFNTREPSKTDIELEDRSFTCNHIRIVKIKCSKDDVRVHMLAHLFMANGISLEKIYVCRNGNAYLRDQQSMKDLAKHELDFWGE, encoded by the exons ATGCGCAGGACAAACACCAGGCACCTGTGTTCGCACCGCCGTGCCGACAAGACGTCCATTTCCGTCGGCGAGGCCCCGGACCGCCTCAGCGCCCTCCCGGACGCGCTCCTGCACCACATCATGTCCTTCCTCAAGGCGTGGGAGGTGGTGCCGACCTGCCTCCTCGCGCggcggtggcgccacctctgggaGTCCGCTCCCTGCGTCGATATCCGCACGAGCTCCTCCAGCCGTGACGGCACGCCAAGCGAGCTCCGCGACTTCGTGAACTGCCTCCTCCTCTTCCGTGACGTGTCGGCGCCCGTGGTCACCCTCCGCCTGCGCACgaccgacgaggacgaggaggaagccttcgacgacgacgaTGCCGACGCGTGGATCATGGCCGCTCTAAAGCGCAGGGCGCAGGTTATACACGTCGTCGGGCATCGGAAGTTTCCCGCGCCGTTGGACAGCGTCTCCTTCGTCTCCTGCCACCTCAAGGTCTTGAAGCTGGCCTATGCGAGGCTCGATTGCACGATCCTCCGGCAGCTTTCTTCTGGCTGCACGTCTTTGGAGGAGCTGGATCTCAAGGACTGCGTGGTGGCGGGCACTCGGATCGAGTCTGCCTCTTTGAAGACTCTGATCATGCTCAAGTGCACCATCAATCTGGACTTCTCCGTTGCTGCTCTGAACCTCGCGCTTCTGCACCTCGTCACACCTTATGGCCGAGTTCCGTCGTTTGAGAACCTGGGTTCGTTGCTCACTGGCACCATCATACTTGACGACTGCTTCTTGAGTCCTGATTTTGAACACgacagcgatgatgatgatgacgatgagttTGGTGAAACcactgatgatgataatgataagatCGACAATTACAAGATTGGATATGGACATGGGTTGTCTCCAAAAAGATATGCGCTTCATGGTTACAAGGACAAGTATGGTTATGGCAGTGATATCGACAGCGATGAGAATACCTACAAAAAATATAGTGATATTGCAAGTGGCTACCTTGGGGACGGCCAGAATTTCAGCAGAGAGGGTAACTATCATGACTATGGAGGGAACGATGGATGCAATTATAGTACAGTTTTAGGTGGCTGTAATATTCTTCACAGCCTTTCGAGTGCTACCAGTTTGGAGTTGTTGGCTGATGCTGGAGAG GTGGTTCTGAGTAGGGAACTGAAAAGGTGTCCAACCTTTATCAACCTGAAGACCTTGTCCCTCGGTGAATGGTGTATGGCTACTGATTTTGATGCATTAATTTTCTTGCTGCAGCATTCACCTAATATAGAGAGACTTTTTCTCCACCTGAAATTG AACTTCAATACCAGAGAGCCATCAAAAACAGACATCGAACTGGAGGATAGATCATTTACTTGCAATCATATTAGAATTGTCAAGATAAAATGCTCGAAGGATGATGTCAGAGTCCATATGTTGGCACATTTGTTCATGGCAAATGGTATATCCCTTGAGAAGATATATGTCTGCCGTAATGGGAATGCTT ATCTTCGTGACCAGCAGTCCATGAAAGATCTTGCCAAGCACGAACTGGACTTCTGGGGGGAGTGA
- the LOC139835977 gene encoding uncharacterized protein, whose amino-acid sequence MLYLHQDEIKQKVDAKFNELGDMCERGELEPEQAYELFKEFEDKMVSECTELMEAEPPTVDELSEQDKKSVELNDPPGAGPVLRWESTIVFAPGGDAWHPKNRKVKLSVTVKELGLSRHAFRRLREVVGKRYNSGKDELTITSERFDHREENRKDCLRTLYALVEDAMKADVLADDARNAYVKGRLKANSQFMDRLKMKTHKLRQAA is encoded by the exons ATGCTATATTTACATCAAGATGAGATAAAGCAAAAGGtggatgccaaatttaatgagttGGGGGACATGTGCGAGAGGGGGGAGCTTGAACCTGAGCAGGCTTATGAGCTATTCAAAGAATTTGAGGATAAGATGGTCTCAGAGTGCACAGAACTAATGGAAGCAGAGCCACCAACTGTTGATGAACTTTCCGAACAAGATAAGAAGAGTGTTGAGCTGAATGATCCACCTGGTGCGGGACCTGTTCTAAGGTGGGAGTCAACTATTGTCTTTGCTCCTGGTGGTGATGCATGGCATCCCAAAAATAGGAAAGTTAAACTCAGTGTAACTGTCAAGGAACTGGGACTTTCCCGGCATGCTTTCCGTCGACTACGTGAGGTTGTTGGAAAGAGGTATAACTCAGGAAAAGATGAGCTTACAATAACGAGTGAAAG ATTTGATCACCGGGAGGAGAACAGAAAGGATTGCTTGAGGACACTGTATGCTCTTGTGGAAGATGCCATGAAAGCGGACGTGTTGGCCGATGATGCTAGAAATGCTTATGTTAAAGGGAGGCTTAAGGCTAATTCTCAGTTCATGGACCGACTGAAGATGAAGACACATAAATTAAGGCAAGCTGCATAA
- the LOC139835976 gene encoding uncharacterized protein isoform X2 yields the protein MRRTNTRHLCSHRRADKTSISVGEAPDRLSALPDALLHHIMSFLKAWEVVPTCLLARRWRHLWESAPCVDIRTSSSSRDGTPSELRDFVNCLLLFRDVSAPVVTLRLRTTDEDEEEAFDDDDADAWIMAALKRRAQVIHVVGHRKFPAPLDSVSFVSCHLKVLKLAYARLDCTILRQLSSGCTSLEELDLKDCVVAGTRIESASLKTLIMLKCTINLDFSVAALNLALLHLVTPYGRVPSFENLGSLLTGTIILDDCFLSPDFEHDSDDDDDDEFGETTDDDNDKIDNYKIGYGHGLSPKRYALHGYKDKYGYGSDIDSDENTYKKYSDIASGYLGDGQNFSREGNYHDYGGNDGCNYSTVLGGCNILHSLSSATSLELLADAGEVVLSRELKRCPTFINLKTLSLGEWCMATDFDALIFLLQHSPNIERLFLHLKLIFVTSSP from the exons ATGCGCAGGACAAACACCAGGCACCTGTGTTCGCACCGCCGTGCCGACAAGACGTCCATTTCCGTCGGCGAGGCCCCGGACCGCCTCAGCGCCCTCCCGGACGCGCTCCTGCACCACATCATGTCCTTCCTCAAGGCGTGGGAGGTGGTGCCGACCTGCCTCCTCGCGCggcggtggcgccacctctgggaGTCCGCTCCCTGCGTCGATATCCGCACGAGCTCCTCCAGCCGTGACGGCACGCCAAGCGAGCTCCGCGACTTCGTGAACTGCCTCCTCCTCTTCCGTGACGTGTCGGCGCCCGTGGTCACCCTCCGCCTGCGCACgaccgacgaggacgaggaggaagccttcgacgacgacgaTGCCGACGCGTGGATCATGGCCGCTCTAAAGCGCAGGGCGCAGGTTATACACGTCGTCGGGCATCGGAAGTTTCCCGCGCCGTTGGACAGCGTCTCCTTCGTCTCCTGCCACCTCAAGGTCTTGAAGCTGGCCTATGCGAGGCTCGATTGCACGATCCTCCGGCAGCTTTCTTCTGGCTGCACGTCTTTGGAGGAGCTGGATCTCAAGGACTGCGTGGTGGCGGGCACTCGGATCGAGTCTGCCTCTTTGAAGACTCTGATCATGCTCAAGTGCACCATCAATCTGGACTTCTCCGTTGCTGCTCTGAACCTCGCGCTTCTGCACCTCGTCACACCTTATGGCCGAGTTCCGTCGTTTGAGAACCTGGGTTCGTTGCTCACTGGCACCATCATACTTGACGACTGCTTCTTGAGTCCTGATTTTGAACACgacagcgatgatgatgatgacgatgagttTGGTGAAACcactgatgatgataatgataagatCGACAATTACAAGATTGGATATGGACATGGGTTGTCTCCAAAAAGATATGCGCTTCATGGTTACAAGGACAAGTATGGTTATGGCAGTGATATCGACAGCGATGAGAATACCTACAAAAAATATAGTGATATTGCAAGTGGCTACCTTGGGGACGGCCAGAATTTCAGCAGAGAGGGTAACTATCATGACTATGGAGGGAACGATGGATGCAATTATAGTACAGTTTTAGGTGGCTGTAATATTCTTCACAGCCTTTCGAGTGCTACCAGTTTGGAGTTGTTGGCTGATGCTGGAGAG GTGGTTCTGAGTAGGGAACTGAAAAGGTGTCCAACCTTTATCAACCTGAAGACCTTGTCCCTCGGTGAATGGTGTATGGCTACTGATTTTGATGCATTAATTTTCTTGCTGCAGCATTCACCTAATATAGAGAGACTTTTTCTCCACCTGAAATTG ATCTTCGTGACCAGCAGTCCATGA